Proteins found in one Lutimonas zeaxanthinifaciens genomic segment:
- a CDS encoding putative quinol monooxygenase — translation MLIRIVKMTFLPDKTDAFKTRFHKIKHKILEFKGCEYLELHQDKNNKCIFFTYSHWQTAKDLNAYRESDFFKEVWAKTKTMFTEKPEAWSVDKIVSLKKPG, via the coding sequence ATGCTGATCAGAATTGTTAAAATGACTTTTTTACCGGACAAAACAGATGCATTTAAGACTCGTTTTCATAAAATAAAACACAAGATTCTTGAATTTAAAGGATGTGAATATCTTGAACTACATCAGGATAAAAACAATAAATGTATTTTTTTTACCTACAGTCACTGGCAAACAGCAAAAGATTTGAATGCATACAGAGAATCAGACTTTTTTAAGGAAGTGTGGGCGAAAACCAAAACTATGTTCACCGAGAAACCAGAAGCCTGGAGTGTGGATAAAATTGTAAGTTTGAAAAAACCGGGATGA
- a CDS encoding YceI family protein codes for MMKKVVYAVFLLFSMAVMAQDQYIAETASSVVNWKGSKPTGEHYGKVKIKDGHFNVSKGMIIGGEFNIDMNSIIVEDLPQDDKSNAKLVKHLKSDDFFGAATYPMANFKVTSTEKKGDQTLINGELRIKEKTHAISFLADVSISDKNLFLKTDTFIIDRSKWDVKYKSQSFFSDLGDKFISDDVELSVEVEANK; via the coding sequence ATGATGAAAAAAGTTGTTTATGCCGTGTTCCTATTGTTTTCAATGGCGGTTATGGCTCAAGATCAGTACATAGCCGAGACGGCGTCTTCAGTAGTAAACTGGAAAGGGTCTAAACCAACCGGAGAACATTATGGCAAGGTGAAAATTAAAGATGGCCATTTCAATGTTTCGAAAGGAATGATCATAGGCGGAGAGTTCAATATAGACATGAACTCTATTATTGTAGAGGACCTGCCTCAGGATGATAAATCAAATGCAAAACTGGTTAAACACCTAAAAAGCGATGACTTCTTTGGTGCAGCAACCTATCCTATGGCGAATTTTAAAGTGACCTCAACAGAAAAAAAAGGAGATCAAACTTTGATCAACGGTGAATTAAGGATCAAAGAAAAGACTCATGCCATTTCTTTTTTAGCGGATGTTTCTATTTCTGACAAGAATCTATTCCTGAAAACGGACACTTTCATAATAGACCGATCAAAATGGGATGTTAAATATAAGTCCCAGTCCTTTTTTAGCGATCTGGGAGACAAGTTCATTTCTGATGACGTAGAGCTCTCCGTTGAGGTTGAGGCTAATAAATAA
- a CDS encoding aminotransferase class I/II-fold pyridoxal phosphate-dependent enzyme, translating to MKFNPADKIQDLQYFGEFGGVNPSISDSSTYTFLAAKSMIDTFEGNLEGCYLYSRHTSPSNLYLGQALAAMEGTESANVSASGMGSISSVILQLCSQGDHIISSRTIYGGTYAFLKNFTPKFGISNSFVDITDLAKVEASINDKTKILYCESVSNPLLEVADIVKLGKLAKKYNLALVVDNTFSPLQISPASLGADVVIHSLTKFINGTSDTVGGVICGTGEFIDSLRNVNDGASMLLGPVMDSLRSASVLKNLRTLHIRMKKHSENALYLAKRFEEDGYKVMYPGLKSHPQHALYKSIYNPEYGYGGLLTLDAGSLEKADDLMELMQERNLGYLAVSLGFYKTLFNAPGTATSSEIPQEEQKQMGLTDGLIRFSIGLDNNIERTYAEMKECMEKINILKVTPVEM from the coding sequence ATGAAATTCAACCCGGCCGATAAAATTCAAGATTTGCAATATTTTGGTGAATTTGGAGGAGTTAATCCTTCCATTTCTGATTCCTCAACCTACACGTTTCTGGCGGCAAAATCCATGATTGATACCTTTGAAGGAAATCTCGAAGGGTGTTATCTCTACTCCAGGCATACCAGTCCTTCCAACTTATATCTGGGACAGGCTCTTGCTGCTATGGAAGGTACAGAATCTGCCAATGTATCTGCTTCCGGAATGGGTTCAATTTCTTCGGTGATCCTTCAGTTGTGCTCTCAAGGGGACCATATTATTTCTTCAAGGACCATCTATGGAGGAACTTATGCCTTCTTGAAAAACTTTACGCCAAAATTTGGGATCTCTAACTCTTTTGTCGACATCACTGATCTGGCAAAAGTTGAAGCGTCCATCAATGACAAAACAAAGATCCTTTATTGCGAAAGTGTCAGTAACCCACTACTGGAAGTAGCTGATATTGTCAAACTCGGAAAACTAGCTAAAAAATACAATCTGGCCTTGGTGGTTGATAATACCTTTTCTCCCCTTCAGATTTCACCTGCTTCATTAGGAGCCGATGTGGTGATCCACAGTTTAACAAAGTTTATCAACGGAACCAGTGATACCGTAGGTGGTGTGATATGCGGAACGGGCGAGTTCATTGACAGCCTGAGAAACGTAAATGACGGAGCCAGTATGCTGCTCGGTCCGGTTATGGATAGCCTGCGTTCTGCCAGTGTACTAAAAAACCTTAGGACACTGCATATCCGAATGAAGAAACACAGTGAAAATGCCTTATATCTTGCAAAACGATTTGAAGAAGACGGTTATAAGGTCATGTATCCCGGATTAAAAAGCCATCCACAGCATGCACTGTACAAATCGATTTACAATCCCGAATACGGGTACGGAGGTTTGCTTACGCTTGATGCGGGCTCACTTGAAAAAGCGGATGACCTGATGGAACTGATGCAGGAAAGAAACCTGGGATATCTGGCCGTTAGCCTCGGATTCTATAAAACCCTGTTTAATGCTCCCGGTACAGCCACCTCGTCTGAAATTCCGCAGGAAGAACAAAAACAAATGGGTCTCACCGATGGATTAATTCGATTTTCTATCGGACTGGATAACAATATAGAGAGAACCTATGCAGAAATGAAAGAATGCATGGAGAAAATCAACATTCTAAAAGTTACTCCAGTCGAAATGTAA
- a CDS encoding DUF6702 family protein yields MRKYFFLFIFLTIPLISFTLHKHYVSLTQIEYIEDKEAVQVTMRCFLDDIEEAIEDRTGEKLELASQNEHERAGFYLESYIKNKFSIWIDGVEMNYNFLGKEYENDEVFFYMELENIDKINSISIQNSILLEAFEEQQNIVKLKINGIEKTIILVKANDKEMLKF; encoded by the coding sequence ATGCGTAAGTACTTTTTTCTGTTCATCTTTTTAACCATTCCTCTTATCTCATTTACTCTGCATAAACACTATGTAAGTCTTACTCAGATTGAATATATAGAAGATAAGGAAGCGGTTCAAGTTACCATGAGGTGCTTTCTGGATGACATTGAGGAGGCCATAGAAGACAGGACAGGTGAAAAGCTCGAACTCGCCTCGCAAAATGAGCATGAAAGGGCGGGCTTCTATCTTGAATCCTATATTAAAAATAAATTCAGTATTTGGATCGATGGCGTGGAAATGAACTACAATTTTCTTGGAAAGGAATATGAAAATGATGAAGTTTTCTTTTATATGGAACTCGAAAATATTGATAAGATCAATTCAATTTCTATTCAAAACAGTATCCTGCTGGAGGCCTTTGAAGAGCAGCAAAACATAGTAAAACTCAAAATAAACGGGATCGAAAAAACGATTATCCTTGTTAAGGCCAATGATAAAGAAATGTTAAAATTTTAG
- a CDS encoding Lrp/AsnC family transcriptional regulator: MDQQDKRILKFLQKDSKITIKELSMHLGLSGTAVYERIRKMERKGIIEAYSIRVNKELAGFGFVVFCQIKLKEHKHEYLVKFEREVIKFKEVLECYNVSGDYDYLLKIAVKDMAAYHQFLNDKLTYLDHIGSAHSTFIINEVKNTQAVEFE, translated from the coding sequence ATGGATCAACAGGATAAAAGAATTTTGAAATTTCTACAAAAAGACAGTAAGATTACAATTAAGGAGTTATCAATGCATCTTGGGCTTTCGGGTACAGCCGTATACGAGCGTATAAGGAAGATGGAAAGAAAAGGGATCATCGAAGCCTACTCCATACGCGTGAACAAGGAGCTGGCCGGGTTTGGATTTGTGGTATTCTGTCAGATAAAATTAAAAGAGCATAAGCATGAGTATCTCGTAAAGTTTGAACGGGAAGTGATCAAATTCAAAGAAGTATTGGAATGTTATAATGTAAGTGGTGACTATGACTATCTATTGAAGATTGCCGTAAAAGATATGGCCGCTTATCATCAGTTTTTGAACGACAAGTTAACCTACCTCGACCACATTGGAAGTGCTCATAGCACCTTCATAATCAATGAGGTAAAAAATACTCAAGCAGTAGAGTTTGAATAA
- a CDS encoding phosphoribosylaminoimidazolesuccinocarboxamide synthase, which translates to MNTINDTNFNFPGQKNVYKGKVREVYNISDKYLVMIASDRLSAFDVIMPRQIPFKGQILNQIASNMLESTKDLVPNWLIACPDPNVAVGHLAKPFKVEMVIRGYLSGHAWREYRDGKRTLCGVAMPDGMKENDKFPEPIITPSTKADDGLHDEDISREDIIAQGIVSEEDYLVLEDFTRKLFQRGTELAARRDLILVDTKYEFGKTNEGKIVLIDEIHTPDSSRYFYADGYQDRQEKGESQKQLSKEFVRQWLISNGFQGLEGQVIPEMSDEKINEISDRYIELYENITGDSFEKANTDDILKRIEENVNSFLNNLQ; encoded by the coding sequence ATGAATACCATCAACGATACGAATTTTAATTTTCCCGGTCAAAAAAACGTGTATAAGGGAAAAGTCAGAGAAGTGTACAATATCAGTGATAAATATCTGGTGATGATCGCCAGTGACCGCTTATCGGCCTTTGACGTGATCATGCCAAGGCAGATTCCCTTTAAAGGGCAGATACTGAATCAGATCGCTTCGAATATGCTGGAATCAACAAAAGACCTGGTTCCCAACTGGTTGATTGCCTGTCCGGATCCGAATGTAGCCGTAGGGCATCTTGCCAAACCATTTAAAGTGGAAATGGTGATCAGAGGTTATCTGTCTGGTCATGCCTGGAGGGAATACAGAGATGGTAAAAGAACATTATGTGGAGTAGCCATGCCTGATGGAATGAAAGAAAATGACAAGTTTCCTGAACCAATCATTACGCCTTCGACAAAGGCTGATGACGGGCTTCATGATGAGGATATTTCAAGGGAAGATATTATTGCTCAGGGTATTGTTTCTGAAGAAGATTATTTGGTTCTTGAGGATTTTACAAGAAAATTGTTTCAGAGAGGAACGGAACTGGCTGCCAGGAGGGACCTGATTTTGGTGGACACCAAATACGAATTCGGAAAAACCAATGAGGGAAAAATCGTGTTAATTGATGAAATCCATACCCCCGATTCTTCCAGGTATTTTTACGCAGATGGCTATCAGGATCGTCAGGAAAAAGGAGAATCCCAAAAACAACTTTCCAAAGAGTTTGTCCGCCAATGGCTGATAAGTAATGGGTTTCAGGGGTTGGAAGGGCAGGTTATTCCGGAAATGTCCGATGAAAAGATCAATGAAATTTCTGATCGATATATCGAATTGTATGAAAATATTACCGGTGATTCCTTTGAAAAAGCAAACACCGATGATATTCTTAAAAGAATTGAAGAAAATGTGAATTCGTTTTTGAACAATCTTCAGTAA
- a CDS encoding SAM hydrolase/SAM-dependent halogenase family protein, translating into MPIITLTTDFGTKDHFVGAVKGSIYGELDEVRVVDISHDITPFSVTETAYILKNTYRNFPSGTIHIVGVDSEISIENKPIAIKMDEQFFICCDNGILSMITNEINPDKIVEITLPKPEDIKLSILGIFIKVACHIARGGTLDVIGKQISEIKKIQEIQPLVNAEKNQIVGSIIYIDNFGNVISNISKSIFQNVGKGREFEIIARNYKFTRIYEKYNDIVDYNTPVEKRQDDGKKLAIFNCANYLEISIYRSNLKTVGGASNLLGLDYRDNITVRFI; encoded by the coding sequence ATGCCAATCATTACCTTAACAACCGATTTTGGTACAAAAGATCACTTTGTTGGTGCTGTCAAAGGATCTATCTATGGAGAACTGGACGAAGTTCGTGTTGTTGATATATCCCATGATATAACACCTTTCAGCGTAACTGAAACGGCATATATCCTGAAAAACACTTACAGGAACTTTCCTTCAGGAACAATTCATATTGTAGGTGTTGATTCCGAAATTAGTATTGAAAACAAACCTATTGCCATCAAGATGGATGAGCAGTTTTTTATCTGTTGTGATAATGGTATTCTCTCGATGATCACCAATGAGATCAATCCGGATAAGATTGTCGAAATCACGCTGCCAAAACCTGAAGATATCAAATTGTCAATTCTTGGAATTTTTATCAAGGTGGCTTGTCATATAGCCAGGGGTGGTACGTTGGACGTCATCGGGAAGCAAATTTCAGAAATAAAAAAAATTCAGGAAATTCAACCTTTGGTCAATGCTGAGAAGAACCAGATTGTTGGAAGCATCATCTATATTGACAACTTTGGAAATGTCATAAGCAATATCTCCAAAAGTATTTTTCAGAACGTAGGCAAAGGAAGAGAATTTGAAATTATTGCGAGAAATTATAAATTCACACGAATTTATGAAAAATACAACGACATTGTTGACTATAATACGCCTGTTGAAAAGAGGCAGGATGACGGGAAAAAACTGGCAATATTTAATTGTGCCAATTATCTCGAAATCTCTATTTACCGCAGTAATTTAAAAACAGTAGGAGGAGCTTCCAATTTACTTGGACTGGATTACAGAGATAATATCACAGTTCGTTTCATTTAA
- a CDS encoding M1 family metallopeptidase, translated as MKKLIVFATAVLISLSGFAQQTGVEQNDEQQGHYNISKFRQLKQELPTPNTYRTASGAPGHEYYQQKADYKMDIILDDENQRIYGEEVITYYNNSPDELEYLWVQLDQNIRAPDAKTNDVKGAGPSTFYRPKKFTEEFLGKPFPGGFNIDYVKSNSDNDLPYTINGTMMRIDLPAILKSGENISFKIKWWYNIPNHVIDGGRSGFEHFEDGNNNYVIAQFFPRMAVYNDVEGWQNMQFLGRGEFALVFGDYEVNITTPEDHILDGTGVITNRKEMLTGKQWRRYEKALKSYDEPVIIVTQEEAEENEKTVAKGTKTWKLKAENVRDFAFASSRKYILDGQAVKLGDRTVMAISLYSKEGNPLWEEYSTRVVASTVKSYSAQMFDYPYHKAISVHAQRQGMEYPMICFNFGRPKPDGTYTERTRNGMIGVIIHEVGHNWFPMIVNSDERQWGWMDEGLNTFAQLLAEQDFEPGFPSRGYPKNVVSYMSGDQSRLAPIMTQHDNVFNSGSNAYSKPAAGLYILREVVMGHDLFDKAFKTYAERWRFKHPTPADFFRTMEDASGVDLDWFWRGWFYTTHYNDIGIKDIKMYQATSEPTERAKRMGKRYGMSDEVLRTNYLYLAEMDPNDMNGADATKSLEENTALSEYLADNFSKEEREKLRDTKYFYEIIFEKPGGLVMPILAEITYEDGTVENKYYPAEIWRFNDKEVKKVLGTEKKITGIKIDPNGLTADVNTDNNSWPREESDSKFESFKKKSLSN; from the coding sequence ATGAAAAAACTTATAGTATTTGCAACTGCAGTTCTCATATCCTTATCAGGATTTGCACAGCAGACAGGAGTAGAACAGAATGATGAACAGCAAGGGCATTATAATATCAGTAAATTCAGGCAATTGAAGCAGGAACTTCCTACGCCCAATACATACAGAACAGCTTCCGGAGCACCTGGTCATGAATATTATCAGCAAAAAGCCGACTATAAAATGGACATCATCCTGGACGATGAAAACCAAAGAATTTATGGGGAAGAAGTAATAACCTATTACAATAATTCACCAGATGAGCTGGAGTATTTATGGGTTCAGTTGGATCAAAATATAAGAGCTCCTGATGCAAAGACCAATGACGTCAAAGGTGCCGGGCCATCTACGTTCTACAGACCCAAAAAATTTACCGAAGAATTCCTTGGAAAACCCTTCCCAGGAGGATTTAACATCGATTATGTGAAGAGTAACAGCGATAATGATCTACCTTATACTATTAACGGTACAATGATGAGGATTGATCTGCCGGCAATCTTAAAATCAGGAGAAAATATAAGTTTTAAGATCAAATGGTGGTATAATATACCAAATCATGTGATCGACGGAGGAAGATCGGGATTCGAACACTTTGAGGATGGAAACAATAACTATGTCATTGCCCAGTTCTTTCCCAGAATGGCAGTTTACAACGATGTGGAAGGTTGGCAAAATATGCAGTTTTTAGGACGCGGAGAATTTGCATTGGTCTTTGGAGATTATGAAGTAAACATTACGACTCCCGAAGATCACATCTTAGACGGTACCGGAGTGATTACCAATCGCAAGGAGATGCTGACCGGTAAACAGTGGAGACGTTATGAAAAGGCATTAAAATCTTATGACGAACCTGTTATCATTGTAACTCAGGAAGAAGCAGAAGAAAATGAGAAGACAGTTGCCAAGGGGACAAAAACCTGGAAATTAAAAGCAGAAAATGTTAGAGACTTTGCTTTTGCCTCTTCCAGAAAATACATACTTGACGGTCAGGCCGTAAAACTTGGAGATAGAACCGTAATGGCAATTTCATTGTACTCAAAAGAAGGAAACCCGTTATGGGAGGAATATTCGACCCGAGTGGTTGCAAGTACAGTGAAATCCTACTCTGCACAAATGTTTGACTATCCCTATCATAAAGCAATATCGGTTCATGCTCAACGACAGGGAATGGAATATCCTATGATCTGTTTTAATTTTGGAAGGCCAAAACCTGATGGTACTTATACAGAAAGAACAAGAAACGGAATGATTGGTGTAATTATCCATGAAGTGGGTCACAACTGGTTTCCGATGATTGTTAATTCTGATGAACGCCAGTGGGGTTGGATGGATGAAGGTTTGAATACCTTTGCTCAACTTTTGGCTGAACAGGATTTTGAACCTGGATTTCCATCAAGAGGATATCCGAAAAACGTTGTATCCTATATGAGTGGAGATCAAAGCAGGCTGGCTCCAATTATGACACAACACGACAATGTATTCAACAGCGGCTCAAATGCCTATTCCAAACCTGCGGCTGGATTGTATATTTTGCGCGAAGTGGTTATGGGTCATGATTTGTTTGACAAGGCCTTTAAGACCTATGCAGAAAGATGGAGATTTAAGCATCCAACACCAGCAGATTTTTTCAGGACAATGGAAGATGCTTCAGGAGTAGACCTTGACTGGTTTTGGAGAGGATGGTTTTACACAACGCATTATAATGACATCGGTATCAAGGATATCAAAATGTATCAGGCTACCAGTGAACCTACGGAAAGAGCGAAAAGAATGGGTAAAAGATATGGTATGAGCGATGAGGTTCTTAGAACGAATTACCTTTATCTGGCCGAAATGGACCCTAATGATATGAATGGTGCGGATGCAACAAAATCATTAGAAGAAAACACTGCCTTAAGCGAATACCTCGCCGATAACTTTAGCAAGGAAGAAAGAGAGAAACTGAGAGATACGAAATATTTTTATGAAATTATTTTTGAAAAACCAGGTGGATTGGTGATGCCTATTCTTGCCGAGATTACCTATGAAGATGGCACCGTGGAGAATAAATATTACCCCGCTGAAATCTGGAGGTTTAACGACAAGGAGGTTAAAAAGGTTTTAGGAACAGAGAAAAAAATCACTGGCATAAAAATTGATCCTAACGGATTGACTGCAGACGTGAATACCGATAACAACAGCTGGCCAAGGGAGGAAAGTGATTCAAAATTTGAATCATTTAAGAAAAAGAGTTTATCGAACTAA
- a CDS encoding PhoH family protein produces MNERIIELEQVSPNEFFGPHNSNLELIKKSFPKLKIVARGNRVRIYGESVMLDEFEKKFNSLVNYFHRYNKLDDNSIERILSTEVQHGNSKDSDGVLVHGVSGRLIKAQSVNQRKMVDIMKTNDMMFAIGPAGTGKTYTAVALAVKALKEREVRRIILTRPAVESGENLGFLPGDLKEKLDPYMQPLYDALRDMIPYEKLESFIEKGTIQIAPLAFMRGRTLDSAFVILDEAQNTTHNQMKMFLTRMGKNAKFIITGDPGQIDLPRRQISGLKESLLALKGLKGVGFVHLDEKDVIRHKLVKQIINAYKNIETD; encoded by the coding sequence TTGAACGAAAGAATAATTGAACTTGAGCAGGTATCTCCAAATGAATTTTTTGGTCCTCATAACAGTAACCTTGAGCTTATTAAAAAAAGCTTTCCAAAGTTGAAGATCGTAGCAAGAGGGAATCGGGTAAGAATCTACGGTGAGTCAGTTATGCTCGATGAGTTTGAAAAGAAGTTCAATTCGCTCGTTAACTATTTTCACAGATACAACAAGCTGGATGACAATAGTATAGAACGAATTCTGAGTACTGAGGTACAACACGGGAATTCGAAGGATTCGGATGGTGTACTGGTTCACGGGGTTTCGGGACGATTGATCAAGGCCCAATCTGTGAATCAAAGGAAAATGGTCGATATTATGAAAACCAATGACATGATGTTCGCCATTGGCCCTGCCGGAACCGGAAAAACCTATACTGCCGTTGCGCTGGCGGTAAAGGCGCTCAAAGAAAGAGAGGTAAGAAGAATCATATTGACGAGACCAGCTGTTGAATCGGGAGAAAACCTGGGGTTTCTTCCCGGTGACCTCAAAGAAAAGCTGGATCCCTACATGCAACCGCTCTACGATGCTTTAAGAGACATGATCCCTTATGAAAAACTGGAATCTTTTATTGAAAAGGGAACCATCCAGATCGCCCCCCTGGCCTTTATGAGAGGTCGTACCCTTGACAGCGCATTTGTGATATTGGATGAGGCACAAAATACAACACATAACCAGATGAAAATGTTCCTCACCCGAATGGGTAAGAATGCAAAATTTATTATCACTGGCGATCCCGGCCAGATCGACTTGCCGAGAAGGCAGATTTCAGGACTAAAGGAATCCCTATTAGCCTTAAAAGGCCTGAAAGGAGTTGGTTTTGTTCATCTCGACGAAAAAGATGTGATCAGGCACAAACTGGTCAAACAGATCATAAATGCTTATAAAAATATTGAAACAGATTAA
- the gldG gene encoding gliding motility-associated ABC transporter substrate-binding protein GldG — protein sequence MNGKKTYLNIFLVLILLIGLNIAGSVYYKRFDLTHDKRYTLSDETERLINEIEKPMSIKVYLQGSFPAEFKRLQLETNQLLKEFNEMNELIQFRFIDPMSSSKELVEKGLQPSRLTVQEDGKVSEEVIFPWAVISYGQNEENVPLLVSALAPSQEQQLQNSIENLEYEFANAIHKISQGKSKTIAVLKGNGQPDDVYLFSFLKKLGEYYKLAEFTMDSVSNNPAKTFEQLSAYDLSIIVKPSKRFEENEKLVLDQYIANGGKTLWLLDNVYAEMDSLMTSGTSLAFNRDLNLTDMLFSYGVRINYNVTKDLYSSSIRLAAGNTGNQVQYQNFPWLYFPLVFADNSNPITRNLDPVLLKFPSSIDTLDNGIKKTLLLQSSPLAKIIGTPVNISLNEVAIPVDKEKFKDAQTNYAVLLEGSFNSAYSNRVLPFELDNYKPKSVPNQMIIVSDGDVAVNEVMRNEPLPLSQDKWTGQNFGNEDFLLNSAHYLLDDSGLLQLRGKSLQIQFLDKEKAYSERNYWQLLNIVIPLIALFLFGLLFNWNRKRKYS from the coding sequence ATGAATGGAAAAAAAACATATCTGAACATATTCCTTGTTTTAATCTTGCTTATTGGCTTAAATATAGCTGGAAGCGTTTATTATAAGAGATTCGACCTGACTCATGATAAACGTTACACCTTATCGGATGAAACAGAAAGACTCATCAATGAGATCGAAAAGCCCATGTCAATAAAGGTCTACCTTCAGGGTAGCTTCCCGGCTGAATTCAAAAGGCTGCAATTGGAAACCAATCAATTGCTGAAGGAATTCAATGAAATGAATGAATTGATACAGTTCAGGTTCATTGACCCGATGAGTTCCTCCAAGGAATTGGTCGAAAAAGGGCTTCAGCCTAGCAGGTTAACCGTACAAGAAGACGGGAAGGTTTCAGAAGAAGTCATTTTTCCTTGGGCGGTTATCAGCTATGGCCAAAATGAGGAAAACGTACCCTTGCTTGTCAGTGCCCTGGCACCGAGTCAGGAACAGCAATTGCAAAATTCGATTGAAAATCTCGAATATGAATTTGCCAATGCCATCCATAAAATAAGTCAGGGAAAGTCTAAAACCATAGCTGTACTAAAAGGCAACGGACAACCGGATGACGTTTATCTCTTCAGTTTTCTTAAAAAGCTTGGAGAATATTACAAACTTGCAGAATTCACAATGGATTCGGTCTCAAACAATCCGGCAAAAACCTTCGAGCAGCTTTCGGCCTACGATCTTTCGATCATCGTTAAACCCTCAAAACGATTTGAGGAAAATGAAAAACTGGTCCTGGATCAATATATAGCCAATGGGGGAAAAACACTTTGGTTACTGGATAATGTTTATGCTGAGATGGATAGTTTAATGACCTCAGGTACCTCGCTTGCCTTTAACAGAGATCTCAATCTGACCGATATGCTCTTTAGTTACGGAGTCAGGATCAATTATAATGTCACAAAAGATCTGTACAGCAGCAGTATTAGACTGGCGGCCGGCAATACGGGCAACCAGGTTCAGTATCAAAATTTTCCATGGCTTTACTTTCCACTTGTATTTGCGGATAATTCGAATCCGATTACAAGAAACCTTGACCCCGTATTATTGAAGTTCCCGAGCAGTATTGATACGCTGGATAATGGCATAAAGAAAACCCTCCTTTTACAGTCATCTCCACTGGCCAAGATTATTGGCACACCGGTAAACATAAGCCTTAACGAAGTTGCTATCCCGGTGGACAAAGAAAAATTTAAAGATGCTCAGACGAATTATGCCGTCCTTTTGGAAGGGTCTTTTAACTCAGCTTATTCCAATCGTGTGTTACCCTTTGAGCTTGACAACTACAAGCCTAAAAGTGTTCCAAACCAAATGATCATTGTAAGTGATGGGGACGTCGCAGTTAACGAAGTTATGAGGAACGAACCTTTACCGCTCAGTCAGGACAAATGGACCGGTCAAAACTTTGGCAATGAAGACTTTTTACTGAACAGCGCACATTATTTACTGGATGACTCAGGGTTACTGCAACTAAGAGGAAAATCACTTCAGATCCAGTTCTTGGATAAAGAAAAAGCATATTCGGAACGAAATTACTGGCAGCT
- the gldF gene encoding gliding motility-associated ABC transporter permease subunit GldF — MFAILKKELQMFFATPIGYLVIAIFLMINGLFLWVFKGDFNILNAGFADLNSFFFITPWFFIFMIPAITMRTFSDEIRLGTIEIIKTKPISSWDIVIGKYLGSLLLILMALIPTLIYVYTISKLGATPENIDFGSIIGSYFGLLFLASSITAIGMWTSTLSNNQIVAFILGVAFSFFIFYGFEALNGIFSFEKIEINSLGLYARFVNIGRGVIDTKDLLYFLSITFLFLFFTKTNFDLKQ, encoded by the coding sequence ATGTTCGCGATATTAAAAAAAGAACTTCAGATGTTTTTTGCAACCCCAATTGGCTATTTGGTCATTGCCATATTTTTGATGATCAACGGCTTGTTTTTATGGGTATTCAAAGGCGACTTTAATATATTGAATGCAGGTTTTGCTGATTTGAACAGCTTTTTCTTTATCACTCCATGGTTCTTTATTTTTATGATCCCGGCAATAACCATGAGGACTTTTTCTGATGAAATCAGGTTGGGAACAATTGAAATCATAAAGACTAAGCCTATAAGTAGTTGGGACATTGTGATCGGAAAATATTTGGGTTCATTACTTTTGATTTTAATGGCACTGATTCCGACACTAATCTATGTTTATACCATTTCCAAGTTGGGTGCAACACCTGAGAATATCGATTTTGGAAGTATTATTGGTTCTTATTTTGGCCTTTTGTTCCTTGCCAGTTCGATCACGGCAATTGGAATGTGGACCTCTACCCTTTCGAATAATCAGATTGTTGCCTTTATTTTGGGGGTGGCATTTTCGTTTTTTATCTTTTACGGATTCGAAGCACTCAATGGAATTTTTTCTTTTGAAAAAATTGAAATAAATAGCCTGGGGCTCTATGCAAGATTTGTCAATATAGGCAGGGGTGTCATTGATACCAAGGACCTTTTATATTTTTTAAGTATAACCTTTTTGTTCCTCTTTTTCACAAAGACAAATTTTGATCTAAAACAATAA